The sequence AATCGTATTAATACTAGATTGGTAGATTAATTAAACTTGCAGCTAACAAACGCATGCACAGCGACAATTAAAAGTCAGCCCATTTTTTGCAAAAAAACGGTCCAACTTTCAATTGCCCGTGATGCGGGCGTTAGGTTTTTTATCATGGATATACTATTTTGCTACAGAACATATTCAATATTTGGCGGTAATGCAACGTTGAATGTTGCCGGAAAGTGGTTAAGTGAGCACCTTAGCGAAAGCTACGGTGGTAAAATTGAATCTGTTGTATTTGAATTTTGTGCTCGAAATGTTTCCCCGCCACGAAAGACTTTAGAAGCGAGTAATGAAAGGTTTGAACAATTCCTTAAAGAGTTACCAATAGCTGAATTTCAATATAAAGGTACAGAGCTCCGAATTTGTACCAAGCTAGTGAAGTTTTACCATGATGAAGTTGATAGGGATTCACAAGTGTTATCACTGAGAGTGTTCAAAAACATTCTCAATAAATCTATAACGTTATTAGAATCTACTCCCAACTTACTAAAAGATATGAAAGGTTTTGATAATTTCGCTCTTGCTGAAGATATTAAATTAGCAGTTCCAAATGCACCGAGTACGCTTGTTGAACTAGCCGAGTTATATTTACAGCAGTCAAAAACCTAACAAGTCAATTTAACAAGGACTAAAAACAGCGGGCTCACTCGCTTCGCTCGATTTTAGCCCACAATTTTTAGCCTGTTAATATGGGCGTTAGGCTTCAAGGAAGATATGCTCACTGAATCGCAACAAGTTGAAACGTATAAGGTGCTTGGTTTAGTCGCCATGTGCTCAGGAGGTGGCGAGCACAAAGTAGCATGGGCGATGTCACTGCTGGAGCAAGGCGTAGATACCGAAAACCTTGCGGTGCTGGCTACGCTTCTTCAGCCACTTAACGAGTTCGAAGTAGAAGACTATTTTCAACGAGTTTTACGAGAGCTGTGTATCCGTCAGCCCTGCGCTGAAGAAGCGATAGAAGGTTACGCAAAAGCCTTGGCCAAAGAGGTCATCGATGGCGAGCTTGCTCCAGAGGCCGGAGCATCCAAGATCTACTATGCAAACATTCAAGCTGGTTATCCCGAGTCGTACGGTGAATATACAGTTCTGGACGATGAGTGGTACTGCGAATGCATAAATGGGTGGTCGAAACAGCAAAGACGCGAAGAGATAGTTAAAGCTTGTAAAGCGACATATTACGCGCTCCAGTACCCCAGTGCTTTTGAAGCCTAACAAGCAAAATAATCAGGCACTCGTCGCTGCGCTCCTCGCGGGGACAGGTGCCACGACGCAGCGGAGCCGCTGCACCTGCCCATTTTTTGGGCGTTAGAAGTCGCTGGAGAATTATGGCTCGTCGAAAAGAGCTTGGGAGTATAGCAAGCGGTATAGTCGGCTCGTTCAATAGCAGAAACAACGATGTTGATGGCTATTGGGGGATCGGGAAACTGTATAAGTTCGTCGAGAACGAGAGCCATAAAGTTGTCGAACTGGATTTGCTAAATGGTTCAGTTGAACCGTTTACCCATCAATTTGACTCCTTGGTGACGTGCTACCGGGGCATGCTTGAACTGCTCTTAAACAAGCGTGCGATCCCATGTAATTGGCTTACTTCCGCGAAGTTAATAGCACGCTTCGAAGTTGAGTATCAGCACAAGTATCATTACTGGCGTTCAGCGTTGGGTAAACCTTGTGAGGTTGAATGTAGCTTTGTGGATGACTTAGGCCGCCATCATGTCGCATTCGCCTATAACAATTGTCGGCCTCATGAACCTAAGCTGGAAGCAAGAAGCTGCAGGGAAGGCGACTTCTAACAAGCAAAATAATCAAGCACTAGTCGCTGCGCTCCTCGCGGGGACAAGTGCTACGACGCGGCGGAGCCGCTACACTTGCCCATTTTTTGGGCGTTAAGCGTCAAGGAGATTAATGTGCCTCCAGAGCACCATAAGGAAATTGCGCAGTACCTTCGCAGCAAATTCGAAGGTGTGCCTTCGGTAGCAGCTTACCGAGATGAGAATGATGCCAACCCCATCCCAATTGGCAGGTTCGAATCATCAACGGCTTTTTATTCAACTATTGGCTGCTCTGATAAAACTCTAAGCTTGCCATCTGCTGGCTTCGAATTCGCGGCCTCGGGTGAGCTTGACTGGCTTCCAAATGCCATTGCTTCTTCGTTGTACTGGCTTAAAGGCCGCGAGTGCAGTGAATGGCCGCTCGTGTGTGAGGATGTGGTGCGTTGCAATGCTCGCAGTTCATACCGGCATATGGCATACGTTCCATCGCAACACTCCTTTTCTGTTTCTACTGGCCAAACAGTTCGGTGGCTGTTGGGAGTTCCAATTAGTGATCAGGAAATTGCGCTATCACGGCAGGCTGTTGAAGAAATGGCTCGCAAAGTGTATCCCAACTGGTTGTTTCAAGTTGCCGCTTAACAAGGCAAATCAGCAAGCACTCGTCGCTTCGCTCCTCGCGTGGACAAAGGCCACAACGCGGCGAGCCGCTGGCCTTTGCTCCTGTTTGCGGCGTTATATGCCAGAGGCAACCCTTTGAAGATGTTCGCCACTATATCTTTGTATCTCTTTGCCATGAGCTTTTTGAGTGGTGCACATGCAGCAACTTGCGAACGAGAAGCAAAAATCCTTGAGGATCATAAGCAAGTCTTCCCTCCCGGCACTCTTACCCCAGTCAAAGCACCCAGTTTATTTGGCTACAAATTGGTTGGGTTTCGAGTTCGCCAATTGAAGGCAATAGATGTCCTCAGCCGGCATGGGTTCGAGTATGGCGACATAATCTACGAAGTCTGCGGCGTTGATATTGAGGATGCATTTAGCAAAGGCTTTGATGTATCGGTTTGCTGTAATGCTGAGTACCCCAAGGTACTCACTATCAAAGCAAAAAGGGAAAATCATGGTGATGTCACTGCAGAAGTACCGCAACGCGAGTACCGAACTGGCATATAACAAACCAACTCACGCGGACGGCTTTTCGCAGGCTTTCGTCGCTTCGCTCCTTAGTTTAGCCTGCTCAATCCGCCCATGGTTGGGGCGTTAGCAAACCTAAGAATTATGGAGTAGTAATGAAAAGGTATTTAGTTGTTGCATGTATTCTCTCATTCCTCACTAGTTGCGCCGTTTATCATCCCCAGAGAGGGATTTTTGTATCTAGCTCTGTGCAAACGGTAACGTTAGATTTAGGTCAGGAAATCAAGCAAGTAGAGCTTTTACCATTCTCATACCCAGATCATAGCTCCAGTACTACGCAGTCGGAGGTCGCCTCCGGCGGCGGTGTTCATGTTCCGGTTAGTCACACTTATGTCTTTGATGAAGTGGATCGGCAGTACCTGAGAGAATCTGTGATAAAAAGCTTTGAGGCTTCGGGTGTTGCAGTCGTGGCGGAGTCAGATACCAAAATGGTAGTTGAATTCAAACGAATCGGGATGATGAGAGAAAGCCGATACAGTAAGAAATCTGTATTGTCGCTGGATGCCGTTGCATCACTCGTTTCAAGAGATGGTGAGACAGTGAAAGAAATATCGGTTCACGGAGAAGCGAATGCCACCATTGCATCGTCAAAGAACCAAGCTGTTAGAGTCTTTCTGGAACAGCTATCAGGCCTTTTTCCGAAAGCCTCATAGCCCGGTTTGCTAACAAACCAACTCACGCGGACCTCTTCTCGCTGGCTGTCGTCGCTGCGCTCCTTATTTTAGCCAGCTCAATCCGCCCATGGTTGGGGCGTTGGTATGACTCCCACTGTCAAGTTTGACGCACTGATCCCTGCTAAAAAACTAGCCATCGTTTTCTCCTAAAAAAGAGCTGATACATCAGATGAAGCCGGTACTTTCGTCGGTTGCTAT is a genomic window of Corallincola holothuriorum containing:
- a CDS encoding suppressor of fused domain protein, with amino-acid sequence MPIFWALSVKEINVPPEHHKEIAQYLRSKFEGVPSVAAYRDENDANPIPIGRFESSTAFYSTIGCSDKTLSLPSAGFEFAASGELDWLPNAIASSLYWLKGRECSEWPLVCEDVVRCNARSSYRHMAYVPSQHSFSVSTGQTVRWLLGVPISDQEIALSRQAVEEMARKVYPNWLFQVAA